The Rosa rugosa chromosome 1, drRosRugo1.1, whole genome shotgun sequence genomic sequence AACTTTTCTGAAAATAGGAAGTAAATCTATAAAGCGGATTTTAGTCATCGTTGCCCTTTTCTGAATGGAATCCTAATATTACTAGAGTAAATCTCTATATTCCTTCTTATTTAGGGTTTAGTTTATGTAGTATATAAACTCCACTTACTCCATAAACTCTGTTTCATATAGTTACAAACATTGACCGTCTCTCACAAGTCACAAGCGGCTCCATACATCAATTATTTCTTGCCTTATTTACTTTGCAAATTTTTCAGGGTTTGTTAATATTAGGTGCTATGGAAGCAGAGCAAGAGAGAAAGTTGTTTGTGGGAGGAATACCATGGCAGGTTGACAAAACTATTTTGGAAGAACACTTCAGCCAATATGGTGAAGTAGAAGAATGCGTGATCGTGCTAGATAGAATCACTCGTCAACCTAGAGGGTTTGGTTTTGTTACCTTCACCGACCAATTGGTGGCTGAGAAAGTCTTGGAAGAAAACCACTGCATCTTTGACAAAAAGGTTAGTTCAACTGTAATTGTAGAAAGTTTGTATAAGTGTTTTATGCTCTTaattttgtgataattttgtGTTGGATAATTAGTCATTCTTTTTCGGGGATGAATTTAATTTGGTTATACAGCTTGTTGTAAATCCCTCAGAACCAAGGCGCGGAACGAACCAGAATAACCAAAGCGATCAACATGCTCAACGTCGAGGATCTTATCACCCCAAAAAGATATTTGTGGGGGGTTTACCGCATCATCTTACAGAAGAAGAATTTATCAACTACTTTGCGAAGTTTGGCGCAATTGATGAGGGGGTGATTATGTATGAAAAGGAAACCAACACGTCGAGGGGATTTGGTTTCATCACTTTTGAATCAGATGAGACTGTTAAAGATGTAATGCAGAAAAGTTTTCACGAACTGAAAAATGAGATAGTGGAGGTCCGGCAGGCTCGTCTCGAAGTAAGGAGGAATCACAGACGTTTGGTGAACTGGTATGACCCTGAGAATGTAGGGTCGGAACTTGTAGGAGGGCTTCGATACGATGATCTTGCTTTTGGGATTGATCGTCTTTTCTGCTACAATTGTGGAGGTCCTTATGGTTATGGACATTATCCAGGGTGCTTGTATGGGGAGGATCCTTATAGGGGGACTTGGAATACTGTGAGGGTTCTCCATACCAATTGGGTTGGTGGTGGTGAAGTGGACCCGTGGGCGTGGAATGGTTATCTACAATTAATATAACGAAGACCTACTGACTTACGTAAACCCATAAGCTGCTCGATCATCTTATTCATGCACATGCATGAACTATGATGTTTCTATCTAAACCCTATTGATTATAAATTCTGTGAGTATGGTTAATAAATAATGTTTGAGTTTTAAACCTAAGTAATCCGATCTAGACGTGGGTCAATGAATTAATTAGCAATATTTATCTATAACACAATCACATAATTTTGCTAGGTTACTTGTACGCATTTAATATTTCGGATGTTAGTTAAAACTAGTTGAACCTAACTATTTTCCTCACTCATTCTGCTCAAGATTGTCAAGATTCATATTGTCAAGTTATTATCATGTAATTTTAGTGATCGTATTAATATATCTGGTTATTTACAATTGTTTGAACAATTTTATGGTGGAATTCTCGATTTAGTTTGTTATTGATTTTGCAATATTGTATCTGAGTCATCAGTTCTAATTAATTTTATAAGTTGAACTACTGCTTAATTTATCTGTCTAAGACAAAAGGTTGTGCATAAAATTTACCATTCTTAATTTATGTAGTTGAACTACATATGTGTTCTTCACGTACTTCTTCTTCCATATATATGGAAATTATTATATTTCACAAGAATTGAAACTATCAATAGTATTGCTACATGTGAAGGTACGTACAAATTGTCAAATCAAGACCTTTGATCAAACGGAAGCTGTAGGTTTGGTTTGGAAATTAGGGAGCTAACCAACTTTAGGACCTTTGATCAATGCATAATCCAATTTCCGACTGCTAGAAAAAATGCCCACTGCACACAGTAGCGTTCACATGGAATTTCACTCAGAGTGAAATCTATATGAGTAAATCTGTATTCACATACATCTGCATCAGACTATTATGCACACTATGAAATAGTGTACATATGAATATATTCAACTGGCTAATGTTTAgtctgaccttctaatttcacacgtttagtccttgcACTTCAAAATTTTTAATCAATAGGTCCTTTCCGTCCGAAAACTCTGTTAAGTCGCTGATGTGGCACTCTTTTCACTGCGAAATGTTTATTGTACCCTcactttttttaattaattaattattttattttttttggaaaatgatttttttttctttctttctttctgtttgtttcttcatctattcgattcctccttcctcatatccctccctctctctctgtctctgtctctgtctctctcttccTGGTTCTCAAAAAAGGGAAAAGCAGCTTCCCTTCTCCATCTTCCAACCCAACACGGCTAAGAAATCTCAATCCCCAATCTCCAAATTTCCCTCAAAATTAACCTAAAGCGACGAAAGCCCAATTCATTTCAGGGATGAGGCTGAATTGGGGTGAGTTGATTTGGTGGAGTCGGGTgattcaaagcctcaaacaatcAAACTCATCTCGATCTCGATTCAAAACCCATAAACTCACCTCAAATTCCCAAACTTTATTAGTGCCCGCCTTCATCCTCCGCACTCTCTCACAGTCTCACTCTCGGCCTCCAGCTTGATAGTTTGCATCAGCGTGTTCTCGTCCAACGACAATCCATTCTTGCACAAATCAGTAAATCGAGctatctttctttctctttctctcaattttttttttctctgcgGGTTGCTTTTTATGCTTTGGAGTTGGTTTCTTTGGGTAATGATGCTCTATGTTTctggaggagagaaagagaagaagagataagCCATACCAAGAGTTGCTCTGGAACAGAGATGAAGAAGGGCCGAAACAGGTTGTCGGAGTTGAATTCAATTCGATCTTTCGTGGCTTTGATGATAGACAATTGCGGTGAAGGCATGGAGGGTGGGTCGGTGACAATTGCGGCGACGGAGGAACAGGATTTGATCTTGTTTTTGGGGAGCTGGGTTTTGGGCGGCGGAGCAGTGGCATTGGTGATGGCGGTGGGGATTGGGGCATGGACTTGGAGCGGCGGCAATGAGGAAGGTGAGTAGtaaatttctgggtttggttcAAGAGCATGAAAATGCTCATATTGATGATGGCAGGTGCCACCGTTTCGGACAGCATGGTCTCCTATTCCTCCAACCCAAGCCCGCCGCATCTTCCACCCCTGGTCATGAACGCCATCTGGTAAGAGATTGGGGAGGAGATGCCGGATTGAGTTCGAAGTTGTGGAACTTGACGGCGGAGATTTCGTGGAgctggaagaaggaagaagaagagataaaaaggaaaaacaaaaagaagaattaatagaaaaaagagaaaaaaattatatatatatatatatatatatatatatatatatatatatatataaagaactgagggcataatagacattttgatgTCAAAAAATTGCCACGTCAGCTATTTAACGGAGGTTTCAGACGGAGAGTAAcggaaaggacctattggtctgaaattttgaagtacaaggactaaacgtgtgaaattagaaggccagGGACTAAAGTATTTTTTGGTCAAAaactcaaggactaaacatTATTTAATCCTTTAAATGTTGCTCGGAGTGAAAGACAACTTCAAACTTAAAAACTAAATTGAATTGAGCAGCTAGCATGTCGTACTAGGGGTgtgtttggtatggctgtgcTTTTAAGAAAAGCTAGTTTTTGCTTATTTATGAGAATAAatggctgaaaagcaaagcagctgagtgtttggtaaactgacttTTTGTAAGTGCTGTCAGTGGCAAAGTTGAAACTCAAAACTGGTTTGTGCTTTATGTTtgtaaaatgaccaatttagaCATGAAATATTATTTTACCTTGATTGTTTAGTAATACAATGTAGTTCAAATGCTCTTGTTATCGTTTGtttaatctttattatgtcCTTATAAATTTTTcttaactttcaatttttataaatcatggtgaccatatgattaatagtggacaattttaaaaataacttgTACAAATATGTTAGTAACATTAATAACAATTGATTTCTGATTGGCATCAAGTaaccacaaaaaatatcataacACCTTCAAATATCCACATTATTGTTTCCATATATTTCTTATTGTTTCCATTTCTTGTGCACCATGACCATGATATTCTTTTTGtgcatcatcatccatctctATCCAGAAGTTTAATAAACCCATATGATAAGAGTATAACTCTACGATACAAATTGCTTTATTTTTTCTACTTGCAGTGCTTGAAATAGTAAGGGTGATAGCAGTTGTGAATCATCTAGCATGTTAAAGAATGCTTTCATAAGAGATGCATTTAAAAGAATTTCTCTAAAAATACGATGCAGTCCTCTTAGTTACAGTTCTTCTTTGCTACGATACAAGAGAAGCAAACAGAACATAATCAAAATCTCCTGCAAATTGCAGCTTCTTAATACTATCTGTAAAACTAGACATCTCCAACTTAAAGAACAAAGCTAAACCATATCAGCATTCCAGTTAG encodes the following:
- the LOC133717523 gene encoding heterogeneous nuclear ribonucleoprotein 1-like, whose product is MAPLLQRSPMRTSTARSVSISRSGFKPCTFQKGWVSKTATAFVNCSLLHSIKDPNINTLITDSDGLVSKSQDHDNDSIIGNYLEKAGKLPSVFGLLILGAMEAEQERKLFVGGIPWQVDKTILEEHFSQYGEVEECVIVLDRITRQPRGFGFVTFTDQLVAEKVLEENHCIFDKKSFFFGDEFNLVIQLVVNPSEPRRGTNQNNQSDQHAQRRGSYHPKKIFVGGLPHHLTEEEFINYFAKFGAIDEGVIMYEKETNTSRGFGFITFESDETVKDVMQKSFHELKNEIVEVRQARLEVRRNHRRLVNWYDPENVGSELVGGLRYDDLAFGIDRLFCYNCGGPYGYGHYPGCLYGEDPYRGTWNTVRVLHTNWVGGGEVDPWAWNGYLQLI